One region of Streptomyces sp. NBC_00442 genomic DNA includes:
- a CDS encoding cysteine dioxygenase: MNSSHSDLQIAGDILEVQHLLQPAREHPVTVAEFAGLARSIAADRSQWAPLVQYDAASRWYHRLRTGPGYEVWLLSWVPGQGSGVHDHGASSGVLTVLSGALTERTERGSRTLAAGSTRVFAPGYVHEVANDSLEPAVSLHVYYPGLTDMPMHPSQSAPAAQDAVPA, translated from the coding sequence ATGAACAGCAGCCACAGCGACCTGCAGATCGCCGGCGACATCCTGGAGGTCCAGCACCTCCTGCAGCCCGCCCGCGAGCACCCGGTCACCGTCGCCGAATTCGCCGGCCTGGCCCGCTCCATCGCCGCCGACCGCTCCCAGTGGGCCCCTCTCGTCCAGTACGACGCGGCCTCCCGCTGGTACCACCGGCTGCGCACGGGGCCCGGCTACGAGGTCTGGCTGCTGTCCTGGGTCCCCGGTCAGGGCAGCGGCGTCCACGACCACGGCGCGTCCTCGGGCGTACTGACCGTCCTGAGCGGCGCGTTGACCGAGCGCACCGAGCGCGGGTCGCGCACCCTGGCCGCCGGGTCCACGCGGGTCTTCGCGCCGGGCTATGTGCACGAGGTCGCCAACGACTCCCTCGAACCGGCCGTCAGCCTGCACGTCTACTATCCGGGCCTCACCGACATGCCGATGCACCCGAGCCAGTCTGCCCCGGCGGCCCAGGATGCCGTCCCCGCCTGA
- a CDS encoding WhiB family transcriptional regulator has translation MTELFQELLVDEAEEELGWQERALCAQTDPESFFPEKGGSTREAKKVCLACEVRSECLEYALANDERFGIWGGLSERERRRLKKAAI, from the coding sequence ATGACCGAGCTGTTTCAGGAACTGCTGGTCGACGAGGCCGAAGAGGAGCTCGGCTGGCAGGAGCGGGCCCTCTGCGCCCAGACCGACCCCGAGTCCTTCTTCCCCGAGAAGGGCGGCTCCACCAGAGAGGCCAAGAAGGTCTGTCTCGCCTGCGAAGTCCGTTCCGAATGCCTTGAGTACGCACTCGCCAACGACGAGCGGTTCGGCATCTGGGGCGGCCTCTCCGAGCGTGAGCGCCGCCGTTTGAAGAAGGCGGCCATCTAG